A genomic stretch from Candidatus Finniella inopinata includes:
- a CDS encoding DUF3131 domain-containing protein — protein MANWAKRILNLLRESLWGRRGTAEVFPKTAQQTTYAIVLFLGGILILQIFLPINMVPKLSHFPFFSNLNNSLRIKQKSKELRLTDAERKAAETAWVYFKNNYKENTGLVNAVDNYPSTTLWDSASYLAGLVSAHQLEIIERLEFDQKLTKFIETFRNIKLFRGMLPNKVYNTITKEPVNYKNEPGEIGFSPLDVGRLLIWFKIIKSLYPEYSADIDQIVEQWDFCHIVDGLGELYGAALNDKYELRYLQEGRLGYEEYAAKGFELWGFNVKKALKEDNVHYSVIYNIPIPYDMRDPRVLNAHNYVVSESFFLDGIEMGWHSIEDENLGPINLWNLSAASNIFEVQKRRYLKTGIITARSEHQLDKDPYFVYDTIYSDGYNWNVITSKGKFVPEMASFCTKAGVGLWALWDDSYSDLMWQKATTLVDPKKGFYEGWYENGTGPVKICTCNTNGIILESLLFRVKGPLLGIKPLLPTKWEHTIKGMKKLDIDDNKKCWPGYPNKAECLCVVSPPQQPSCAAPPPAPAPAKKEEPKKEEPKKAEISPKTKTAPPTIPATKTSKK, from the coding sequence ATGGCAAATTGGGCAAAACGCATACTAAATTTACTGCGCGAGTCACTATGGGGCAGACGGGGAACCGCTGAAGTTTTCCCTAAAACAGCCCAACAAACGACTTACGCAATTGTCCTATTCCTAGGTGGAATTCTAATCTTACAAATCTTCCTGCCCATCAATATGGTCCCAAAATTATCTCATTTCCCCTTTTTCTCAAACCTAAACAACTCATTGCGTATTAAACAAAAATCGAAAGAACTCAGGCTTACAGACGCCGAAAGAAAAGCAGCTGAAACAGCGTGGGTATATTTTAAAAACAATTATAAGGAAAACACTGGACTGGTCAATGCTGTAGATAACTATCCCTCAACAACTCTATGGGATAGTGCCTCTTATCTTGCAGGGCTTGTTTCAGCACACCAACTTGAAATTATCGAAAGGCTTGAATTTGACCAAAAACTTACCAAGTTCATTGAAACCTTCAGAAATATTAAATTATTTCGCGGGATGTTACCCAATAAAGTTTACAACACCATCACAAAAGAGCCGGTTAATTACAAAAATGAACCTGGGGAAATCGGGTTCTCACCCCTTGATGTGGGCCGTCTGCTTATATGGTTTAAAATTATAAAAAGCTTGTATCCGGAATACAGCGCAGATATTGATCAAATCGTTGAGCAATGGGATTTTTGCCATATTGTAGACGGTCTTGGTGAGCTTTATGGAGCAGCCCTTAATGATAAATATGAATTGCGATACCTGCAAGAAGGGCGTTTAGGATATGAGGAATATGCCGCAAAAGGCTTTGAGCTATGGGGGTTTAATGTAAAAAAAGCGCTTAAAGAAGATAATGTTCATTACTCAGTTATCTACAATATTCCCATACCCTATGATATGCGAGATCCAAGAGTTCTAAACGCACACAACTATGTTGTTTCTGAAAGCTTTTTCTTAGATGGCATCGAGATGGGCTGGCACAGCATCGAAGATGAAAACCTAGGTCCTATCAATCTTTGGAATCTTTCTGCAGCCTCAAATATTTTTGAGGTTCAAAAAAGGCGCTATTTGAAAACAGGTATTATAACGGCACGATCAGAACACCAATTAGACAAAGATCCTTATTTCGTATATGACACGATATATTCTGACGGCTACAACTGGAATGTGATTACCTCTAAAGGTAAGTTTGTTCCAGAGATGGCTTCTTTTTGCACAAAAGCCGGGGTAGGGTTGTGGGCACTTTGGGATGATTCTTACAGTGATCTGATGTGGCAAAAAGCAACGACACTTGTTGACCCCAAGAAAGGATTTTATGAGGGATGGTACGAAAATGGAACGGGGCCAGTTAAGATTTGTACATGTAACACAAATGGAATCATATTAGAGTCACTTTTATTCCGCGTTAAGGGCCCGCTATTAGGCATTAAACCCCTTTTACCCACAAAATGGGAACACACCATAAAAGGAATGAAAAAATTGGATATTGATGACAACAAGAAATGTTGGCCAGGATATCCAAATAAGGCGGAATGTCTTTGTGTGGTTTCTCCTCCCCAACAACCTTCCTGTGCTGCCCCGCCTCCTGCCCCTGCACCAGCTAAAAAAGAAGAGCCGAAAAAAGAAGAACCAAAGAAAGCTGAAATATCCCCAAAGACAAAAACAGCCCCACCAACTATACCGGCCACCAAGACTTCGAAAAAGTAA
- a CDS encoding DUF3131 domain-containing protein: MKSLFKNSNFLLIVGILLSAGLVIYLESLSLESVIHTLKKTLVIPKPRRGPLTDEEKKWAKVAWTYMEKNYVPETGMVDSVKDFPVVTLWDTASTLLGTLCAHKLGLIDQAVFQERTERLLNSIKKFSLSDEKMPHKYYNTHNLINVHVKDPWKPENTGWSALDMSRLIMALHVISIHEPQFMPLVQEILKQWDLHHLIREGQLQGSSVENDMLESSQEGRLGYEQYASRCLNLIGLDSPVSNRHEDNLEFQNIYGVEVPIDKRTSKTHKADSYTLSEPYILEGLEFGWNAFSQNLACSVYKVQEERFKKTKIYTAVTEDNVDAGPKFVYNAVVINGHPWVTLTPKGENANDYRSLSTKAAIGWFILFETPYTNDMVNHLIGQVINPEEGWFAGIYEKDQKINTALSLNTNCVILEALYVKCFGPLITSAYQK; this comes from the coding sequence GTGAAATCTTTGTTTAAAAATTCAAACTTCTTGCTTATCGTTGGTATCCTATTATCCGCCGGGTTGGTTATTTACCTTGAATCACTTTCCCTAGAATCTGTTATCCATACCCTTAAAAAAACATTGGTTATTCCTAAACCAAGGCGGGGCCCTTTGACTGATGAAGAAAAAAAATGGGCGAAAGTTGCCTGGACTTATATGGAAAAAAATTATGTTCCCGAAACGGGCATGGTTGATTCTGTGAAAGACTTTCCAGTTGTGACATTGTGGGATACGGCATCCACGCTTCTTGGGACGCTTTGCGCCCACAAACTTGGCTTGATCGATCAAGCAGTTTTTCAAGAACGCACAGAACGCCTTTTGAACAGCATCAAAAAGTTTTCCCTCAGCGATGAAAAAATGCCGCATAAGTACTATAACACGCACAACTTAATCAATGTTCATGTCAAAGATCCCTGGAAGCCAGAAAATACAGGATGGTCTGCGTTGGATATGTCTCGGCTTATAATGGCGCTGCACGTAATCTCGATTCACGAACCTCAGTTTATGCCCTTGGTTCAAGAAATTCTGAAACAATGGGATCTACATCATTTGATTCGGGAAGGTCAATTGCAAGGAAGCTCTGTGGAAAATGATATGTTAGAATCCAGTCAGGAAGGCCGGTTGGGATACGAGCAATACGCGTCGCGCTGTTTGAATTTGATTGGGTTGGATTCTCCGGTTTCTAATCGACACGAAGACAATTTGGAATTCCAGAATATCTATGGTGTCGAGGTCCCCATCGATAAACGGACATCCAAGACACATAAAGCCGATAGCTACACCCTAAGCGAACCTTATATCCTTGAAGGATTAGAATTTGGTTGGAATGCGTTTTCCCAAAACCTTGCTTGCAGTGTCTACAAAGTGCAAGAAGAACGATTTAAGAAAACCAAAATTTATACCGCCGTCACCGAAGATAACGTAGATGCAGGGCCCAAATTCGTCTACAATGCTGTCGTTATCAATGGACACCCCTGGGTTACCCTTACGCCGAAAGGTGAAAATGCGAACGACTATAGAAGTCTCAGCACAAAAGCAGCTATTGGGTGGTTTATTTTGTTTGAAACACCTTATACCAATGACATGGTGAATCATTTGATTGGTCAGGTTATAAATCCTGAAGAAGGTTGGTTCGCAGGAATTTACGAAAAAGACCAAAAGATAAACACAGCGCTTTCCTTGAACACCAATTGCGTTATCTTAGAAGCCCTGTATGTCAAATGTTTTGGCCCCTTAATTACATCAGCCTATCAAAAATAA